Proteins encoded within one genomic window of Ailuropoda melanoleuca isolate Jingjing chromosome 16, ASM200744v2, whole genome shotgun sequence:
- the LOC100481795 gene encoding olfactory receptor 8S1 has protein sequence MRNHSVVSEFILLGLSADPQIQALLFVLFLVIYLLTLMGNLMLLLVIRADSHLHTPMYFFLGQLSFLDLCHSSVTVPKLLENLLSEKKAISVEGCLAQVFFVFATGGTESCLLTVMAYDRYVAISSPLLYSQMMNRQLCMGLVWGSWSLAFLDALINILVALNLDFCEAQNIHHFSCELPSLYPLSCSDVSASFTALLCSSLLHFFGNFLLIFFSYVRILSTILSISSTTGRSKAFSTCSSHLTAVSFFYGSGLLRYLMPTSGSTQELLFSLQYSVVTPMLNPLIYSLKNKEVKAAVRRILRKCV, from the coding sequence ATGAGAAACCACAGTGTTGTGTCTGAGTTCATCCTCCTCGGGCTGTCTGCGGACCCCCAGATTCAGGCTCTGCTCTTTGTGCTGTTCCTTGTTATTTACCTCCTGACCCTGATGGGGAACCTGATGCTGCTGCTGGTGATCAGGGCTGATTCTCAcctccacacacccatgtacttcttcctgggaCAGTTGTCCTTCCTGGATCTCTGTCACTCCTCTGTCACTGTGCCCAAGTTGTTGGAGAACCTTCTGTCTGAGAAGAAAGCCATCTCAGTAGAGGGCTGCCTGGCTCAGGTCTTCTTTGTGTTTGCCACTGGGGGCACTGAATCCTGCCTGCTTACtgtcatggcctatgaccgctatgttgCCATCAGCTCCCCTCTGCTGTATAGCCAGATGATGAACAGACAGCTATGTATGGGGCTGGTGTGGGGCTCATGGAGCTTGGCTTTTCTGGATGCTCTTATCAATATCCTTGTAGCTCTCAATTTAGACTTCTGTGAGGCTCAAAATATACACCACTTCAGCTGTGAGCTGCCGTCTCTCTACCCTTTGTCTTGCTCTGATGTGTCTGCAAGTTTTACTGCcctgctctgctccagcctcctgcatttctttggaaatttcctcctgatatttttctcctatgttcGCATTTTATCCACCATCCTGAGCATTAGCTCTACCACAGGCAGAAGcaaggccttctccacctgctcctcccacctcactGCAGTGAGCTTCTTTTATGGCTCAGGGTTACTCCGTTATCTCATGCCAACCTCAGGATCCACTCAAGAGTTACTCTTCTCCTTGCAGTATAGTGTGGTCACTCCTATGCTGAATCCCCTCATCTACAGCCTGAAGAACAAAGAGGTGAAGGCAGCTGTAagaagaattttgagaaaatgtgTCTAG